The stretch of DNA ACGGCAGTGGAAGCTGTTGTGGATCTGGTCACAGAGGAACGTCACCCACTGGCAAAGATCGCCAAGGACACAGCAGCCGGAGCAGTACTGATCGCAGCGATCATGGCAGCGATCGTCGGACTGATCATTTTTGTTCCCAAGGGACTTGCTTTTCTGGGAATATGACAGGAACAGAAAACTTTTGTTTCAGGATAGGGTCTGGTGTCGGACTGTGGTGTGATGGTCCGGCAGCTGCCGGTTTCAGGAAAGGAGAAAATATTATGGAATTAGGTGAAGGACTGAAGAAAATTTTATTGGTGGGTATTGGTACAGCAGCAGTGACAGCAGAGAAATCCAAAGAAATCCTGGATGAACTGGTAAAAAAGGGTGAGCTTACGGTTGAACAGGGTAAGGTTCTTAATCAGGAGCTGAAGCATAACATCAAATCAACGGTTAAGACAGCTGCTGATTCTGTAAAGGAATCTGCAGCCAGAAAGAATGATCAGGAAGAACTGAAGGCAACGATTTCCAGGCTGACACCGGAGCAGCTGGCTGCTGTGAAGGCGCAGATCGAGCGCATGCAGGCCGAGGCTGCTGAGGAGAAAGCCGAGACAGCAGAAGAACCGGCAGAGGAAGCTGTACAGGAAGCTTCTGCGGAAACAGAAAATGCAGAAGATACCGGGAGCGAAGAACAGGCAGCAGAGTAACCGACTGCGGATCGCAAATATCCGCTTGACTAAACGATAACGCAGACGAAGCAGTAAATGGAGAAGTTTATGGGCAGAGAAGAAAAGGAGAAAAAAGAGAAAGGCGGATATGGAGAACGGCTGAGAGAGATCACAGCCGTTCTGAAAAAACATGCCATTACCCGGGGTGTTTCTCCTGAGAAGCTCCGGCTCATACTGGAAGATCTGGGCCCAACTTATATTAAGTTGGGTCAGATCATGTCTCTTCGTTCCGATATTCTGCCGAAACGCTACTGCGATGAGCTGATGAAACTCTGCTCGGATGTGCCGCCCATGCCGTTTTCCCAGGTGATCGAGGTTCTTGAGGAATCCATGGGATGTCCATGGCAGGAGGAATTTCAGCATATTGAGCAGAAACCTCTGGGAGCAGCATCGATTGCCCAGGTGCATCGGGCCACGCTGAAAACAGGTGAAGAGGTTGTGATCAAGGTTCAGCGAAAAGGAATCTATGAGACCATGGCCAGGGATATCGGCCTGATGCATAAAGCAGTGCGCCTGATGCCGCCGGTGAGCATTAAGGGCATGGTGGATCTGAACATGGTTTTAAGTGAACTGTGGACTGTGACTCAGGAGGAGATGAATTTCCTGACGGAAGCTGCAAATATGGCGGAATTTGCAAAAAAGAACAAAGATGTGGCTTTTGTTAAAGTACCGATCCTCTACCGTGAGTATATTTCGCCGCATATTCTTGTGATGGAATATATTGACGGTTTTGCTGTCAATGACAAGGCTGCGCTTCTGGCCAATGGTTATGATCTTAATGAGGTCGGAACGAAATATGTGGATAATTTCATCAAACAGGTGATGGAGGATGGCTTTTTCCATGCGGATCCACATCCGGGAAACGTGCGGATCCAGGATGGAAAGATCGTCTGGATCGATATGGGAATGATGGGGCGGCTTACAGAGCACGATCGTCAGCTGATCGCAGAAGCTATTGAAGGGGTTGCCATGAACAACATCGGCAAGATCCAGGATGCGGTCCTGGCTCTTGGGGAGTTTAAAGGCAAACCGGATTCCAGCAAGCTTTATGAGGATATCCGCGGACTTATGGAGAAATACGGTACTGCGGATATGGGGAACATTGATGTGGCTGAAGTGATGGTGGACCTGATGGAGGTCATGAAAGAAAATAAGATCATGATGCCTCACGGACTGACTATGCTTGCAAGGGGGCTGACTCATGTGGAGGGGGTTCTGGCTGAGATATGTCCGGACATCAATATGACACAGATTGCTGCGGCAAGGCTCAAGGAGCAGCTGTTCAGCAATGGGAACTGGAAGCGTGAGATAAAAAAAGAAGGAAAAAATCTTGCCTGGTCCCTGAAACGTGCAGTGGATATTCCTTCTCTGGCAGCAGATTTTCTTCAGGGCTGTATGAAAGGGCAGACAAAGATCAATCTGGATCTTCATGCCTCGGATGATCTGGCGTGGCTTTTGCGGCGGCTGGTGCGGAATATTGTGATGGGGCTGTGGGTGATGGCACTTCTGATCAGTTCCAGCATTATCTGTACTACAGATATGAAACCAAAGCTGTGGGGGATTCCGGCGTTGGGGGCTTTTGGCTATGTGTTTGCTTTTATTATTGTTTTGTATGTGTTTATCAAGCATTTCTTTTCAGGAAAAAAATAAAAGACGGAGATCATTTGCAGAGTCTGCGGGATGGTTTCCGTCTTTTTTTGCTGTTATGGAATTGTTTCGGTCTGCTGTTATAACTGCGATTAGGAGCTATCATCTTCCGACCAGCTGGTAAAGGACGGAGTGCGGGTGTTTGGTCAGGTGTAGATGGTTCCGCTGTAGGCTTTGCGGAATTCCCTTGGGGTGTAGCCGGTTCCCTGGCGGAAGTAGTTGCAGAAGGAGGGAGCGTCCCGGAAGCCGCAGGAGAGAGCTGCTTCTGTGATGGTGCAGGAGGAGGAGCAGAGAAGCTGGGCTGCCATCTGGAGGCGGTGTTTCAGGAGATATTGTTTTGGGGAGGTGTTTTCATGTTCCATGAAGATCCGGTAAAGATAGGAACGGTCGATTCCTACGTAGTGTGCCACGTCTGAAATCTGGATGGGGTAGGCATAGTTGTTTCTAATGTATTCGGAGGCTTTCTGAAAGTACAGGTTTGAGATGTCGGTCCTGCTTTCGGAGGGCTTTTTTTGCATGTCGGATAATATCAGGAGGAGGTTTCCTGTGGAGGCAAGGTCGTTTCCGTTGTTTTCGGAAAAGGTGTCAAGTAGGCTTTGCATGTGGGTGAGGAGGCTGTTTTGCCGGGAGGGTGTTTCCGGGGTGAAGATTGGGGTGTCGGAAAATACGGTTTGTTTCAGGATTTCTTTGCAGGCGGAGCCGTCAAAGCCTGCCCAGGCATAGCTCCAGGGGTCGGAGGTGTCGGCGCGGTAGTAGATGGAGTCCATGGGGCGGATGAGAAAGGCGTCGCCTGCTTTCAGATGGTAGGTGTGGCCGCTGCACTGGTAGATGCCTTTGCCGTGGAAGATCACGTGGAGAAGGTAGTGTGGGCGCATGGCCGGGCCGAAGGAGTGGTTCGGACCGCAGTCTTCCTGGCCGCAGAAGTAGACGGAGAGGGTGTGCTGGGTTTGGGTTTCTTTGGAATCGTTTTTCATTTGGGTGGGCCTCCTGTTTTTGGGTTATTCAACAAAAACGCAATTTTGGGTCACAAAATGGGATGGAATGTTGTATGAGGTGATTATACAATATTGGGTGTGGGAAGGGCAAGGATGGATATGGATATACGGACGCCCGTGAGGTGTGTGCTGCCTGTCGGCGGGGCTTCGTCGGGGGCTGACTTCTAAGCCGCTGAAAATCTGCTAAAAGCGCTTTAAAAATTCTCGAACTCGCGTCTGAAGCCGCTCAGACAGCGAGAATTTTTGAAGCAACGCAGATTTCCACCGGCTAAGAATCAGCACCCCTCCTGCAGAGTCCGCCGACAGGCAGCACACACCTCACGGGCTGGTATTTCAGGGCGGAAGGGATAGAGTGGCGATGGCGGGAGGGATTACAGGTGAGGAGGGAAGGGGATGGAGAAAATGTGGCTGGCGGAGAGGGGATTTGGTTCAGAGTGGGAATGGTGGTGTTTTCCCGGGAGTTGGATGAGTCATCAGCGCTACGCTGGATGACTGGGACGAAAGGCAGAGTTTCCCTGTGGTCTGCCGGGGAAGAATGGGTCGAGGCGTTTCGCTGTCGACTTGGAGGTGAGTTGTTGTGGCAATGCAGTGGCGCCGGGATGAGATATCAATACATAGGAATATAGAGGAACACAGCGGAGCAGGATGAATACATCGGTGTAGCGTAGCATTATCAATACCGTAGAATACATCGCCGTGCCAATACATTAACACATTTCCACAGCGTACGACAATATAGCGTGCCCGGAAAGGGGGAGTGCGAGGGGGAAAAGCGGGCTTCGCAACTCTGAGTGCTTTCTCCCTCGCAGATTTCCTCCGCTTTGAAAAGCGGATAAATTTACACTAATACCCCCAAAAATAACCTCAACATTAAAAAAATAGATTTACATATAAAAGGAGGAGCCTCAACATGAAAACAATTATATTAAAAAACGAATTCTGGTACGGTGGTGCAGTCTATGAAGGCTACCGCCAGCCCGTAGGTGCAGACGACATTGTGGACTGGGATTTCCGCGAAAACCCAACCCACAATCAGATCATGCCTTTATTCCTTTCCTCGAAAGGCCGCTACATCTGGAGCGATGCAGGTTTTCACATTTCTTTCAGAAATGGTGAGATCCTGGCGGAAGGTCCGGAACCTATCATTCTGAAAGATGGCTTCAATGATCTGCGAGGTGCATACCTGGCAGCCATGAAAGCGCATTTTCCATTTCATGAGATCAAACTTTCAGACAGGTTTTTCAAAGTACCGGTATACAATTCCTGGATCGAACTTACCTATTATCAGACCCAGAAGAATATCCTGAAATATGCAAAAGGTATTCTGGAAAATGGTTTTCCATCCGGTGTTCTGATGATCGATGATGGCTGGTCTCCTTATTATGGAAGGTGGCAGTTCAGGGGGGATAATTTCAAGGATGCGAAGGCGATGCTCAAAGAATTGCATGAGATGGGATTTTCTGTGATGCTGTGGATCTGTCCGTTTATTACTCCGGATACGTTGGAGTTCCGGGAGGCTAGGGATAAGCATTTTCTGATTGAAACTCCGGAGGGAAAACCTCGTATCCTGGAGTGGTGGAATGGGTATTCTGCAGCTTTGGATCTGACGAATCCGGATGCGATGAAGTGGCTGAAGGATCAGCTGGATGTTCTGACGGATATGGGTGTGGATGGCTTTAAACTGGACGCGGGTGATCCTTGTTATTATCATGCGGGTGATAAGCTGTTCCGTGATGTTTCTACGGATGAGTTGTCCAGGCTTTGGGCTGAGTTTGGAGAGCAGTTTGCGTTTAATGAGCTGAGAGTGTGTTTCCGGGCCGGGGGTTATTCTCTGATGCAGAGACTTTGTGATAAGCAGACGAAGTGGGATGAGAGTGGTATTGCGGGATTGATCCCGGATACGTTGCTCCAGGGGCTTACTGGGCATCCTTTTGGCAGTCCGGATATGATTGGCGGGGGTGAGTATACCTGCTTTTTGAATGGGAATGAGAATGCGTGTACGCCGGAGATGTTTGTGCGGTATGCACAGATCGCGGCTTTGATGCCGGTGATGCAGTTTTCGGCTTCTCCGTGGAGGGTGCTGCCTGAGGCGGATTTTCAGAAGGTTAAGGCTGCGCTGGCGCTCAGAGAGAAATGTCTGCCGGAGATTTTCAAGGCTGTAGAGTGTGCGAAAGTTACTGGTGAGCCGATTGCCCGTTCTATGGAGTTTGTTTTCCCTGGACAGGGTATGGAGAGGGTGATGGATCAGTTTATGGTTGGTGATGCGCTTTTGGTGGCGCCTGTTTGGAAGCAGGGGGAGGTTGTCAGAAGTGTGACTTTGCCTGAGGGGCAGTGGAGGTGTGTTAGCCTTGGAGAGACTGAGGGTGATGTACTGAATGGTGGCCGGAATGTGGTTCTTGGTGAGAATGATGGGCTGGTTGTTTTGAGGAGAGTGTAGGACAACGCACAACAATTGCGTGCCCGGAAAGGGGGAGCGCGAGGGGGAAAAACGGGCTTCGCAACTCTGAGTGCTTTCCCCCTCGCAGATTTCCTCCGCTTTGAAAAGCGAAAATACTATATCTAAAAATACTATATCTAAATAAATAACAATTTTCCCAAGCTTTTCATCACAAAAGCGAAATATCCTCCTCCGGAGGAAGCAGCTTCTTAAAAAATCGATACAACAGCATCGAATTTATAAAAGCTACAAGTCCAAATCCAAAGAAAAACCAGCAGCATGCGTAAAGTGGCTGTAGCTTTGCATCGAGATATGTCATATACAATGGAAAGATCGTGATCACCGCAATGGCGATCGTTGTGGGGAAATGCATAAATGCCAGCAGAAATGCATTTCTGCAAAGTGCCCCCAGTGTATTAGCAAAGGTTGCGATTACCGGGAATATGTATAAAGTAAAAATTATCAGCAAAGTCAGAACCCCCACAGAAAGATAAAACAGCATATGTGCAGCGCTTCCTTCTGCATGGAGCAGAAAGCGGATATTCAGGATGAGCATGGTTCCGGCAGCAAGGATCAGCAGCCATATGATCAGTGACTGTTTGAAGTTTTCCTTAAAAGCTCTGAAAAATGTTTTCGTTGTGCCGTTGTTATTCCCTTTTACTGTACGCATCATGCAGTGATAAAGGGCAGTTAGTGACGGCCCAATGGTGATCACGGGGATGCAGCAGAGAATAAAAAGAAGATTGGCGATCACGATGTCACCCAGCTTGTTGAGAAATACATGGACGACATTATCTTCATTTAAAAGATTCATAACGAAATACCTCCTTATATAGAAATGTAGAAATGAAAACAGACCATATGGGAAAAGTCCGATACAGCTAATCTTAGCATAGTTTTTGATTGTGTGTAAAGAGAGGGGACGCAGATAAGTATCAGCACGGTTTATGGGACTGTATAAAAAAACATGGAACTTTGCGTGCACATGTGAAAATGATGGCACGCATGGAATTATGTTAGGAAAGGAAAATTGTGTTTTTTGGAAAATGACATTTATACATGTGCTGAGTTAGTAAAACATACAAAAACAGATATGTAAAAATGTTGGTTTTGCTACAAGGAAATAAATGGGTGCCAAAATATGCTCATAAATAGTGAAAAAAATGAAAATATATGTAATAAATGAAAGAAAACATGTAAAAATGACGAATAATTAACTAAGTATGAACAAAAAATGGATAAAATGAATAAAAAGTAACATTTTTCCATATTGAAATGACAATAATCCATTTATCATTTTTCCATGTGCAATTATAATAATATCAACGGTCAGGGACGTGAAAAAATATAAAAACTGACCAAAGAAAGAGGGAAAATAAGAAAGATTTAAAAGGAGGAAGAAGTTATGAATTTCAAAAGAGTAGCAGCATTATTGTTAGCAGGTGCCATGGTAATGACAGCAGTTCCGGTATATGCAAAAGGTGACGATGTTACACTTTCCGTATCCATCTGGGACACCAACCAGGAGCCGGGAATCAAAGAAATTCTTGCAGACTTCACAGAGAAGACAGGAATCAAGACAGAGATCTCCGTTGTTAAATGGGATGAGTACTGGACAATGCTCGAGGCCGGTGCACAGGGTGGTTCCCTTCCGGACGTATTCTGGATGCACTCCAACGAGAGTCAGAGATACATGTCCAACGATATGCTTCTTGATCTGACCGATAAGATCAAAGACAGCGATCTGATCGATCCGGAGAACTATCCGGAGGATATCTGGGGACTGTATACATACGATGATAAATATTATGCAGTACCGAAGGATATAGATACAATCGCTCTCTGGTACAACAAGACATTATTTGACGAGGCAGGACTTGATTATCCGACAGCTGACTGGACATGGGATGATGTTACAGAGGCAGCTAAGAAGCTTACTAAGGATGATGGTTCCCAGTACGGTCTCGGAATGAGAAATGATAACAACCAGGCCGGATACTACAACCTGATCTATGATAACGGCGGATACATCATCAGCGATGACAAGACAAAATCCGGCTGGGATGATGAGAAGACGATCGCAGCTATGCAGACACTGGAAGGATGGATCAAGGATGGCGTGATCCCGTCTCTTGAGACAATGTCCGAGAACAACGAGGACGTACTTTTCGAGGCTGGCAAGATCGCTATGACATGCCAGGGCTCCTGGATGCTTGCAGCATTTAAAGAGAACGAGTACACAGCAGCTAACTGTGATTGTGTAGAGCTTCCTAAAAACGCTGAGACAGGCAGAAGAGCTTCCTTATATAACGGACTTGGATGGGCAGCATCTGCTTCCGGTGAGCACACAGACGAAGCTTGGCAGCTGATCGAGTACCTCGGATCCAAAGAGGCTCAGGAGAAACAGGCTGAGCTTGGTGTTACAATGAGTGCATACAAGGATACATCTGATGCATGGGCTAAATCCGCAGACTTCAACCTTCAGGCTTATCTGAACATGATGGATGACATGGAGATCCGTCCATACTCCAAATCTACTGTAACATGGGAGAACGAGGACAACGAGATCCTTAAGGGCGTATACACAGGCGACATCACAATGGAAGAGGCTTGCAAGCAGATGGCTGATCAGATGAACGAGAAGCTGGCTGAGGAGTAAGCATTAAGAAACACCGATAATTAAGTGCAGTAATGAGAGGGGCCGCCGCACTCAGGTGCAGCGGCCTCATACATAGAAGGAATAGAAGGAGTGATTCTTATGGCTAAAACTACCAAGTCACAGGCACGGACAAAGAGAGAGCGCAGTGAGTTCCTCTGGGGCTGGCTGTTTATTCTCCCAACAACCATCGGACTGATTGTATTGAACATCATTCCGATCTTCCAGACTATTTACCAGAGCTTTTTCAAAACAGGAGATTTTGGTAAAGGAAATATCTTTATCGGTTTACAGAACTATCAGAAGGTTTTTGCAGATAAAGAGATCTGGCAGGCACTGATCAACACATTCAAATATGCGATCGTGGAGGTTCCTTTTTCCATTGTCATCGCACTTGTTCTTGCAGTACTTCTTAACAGAAAGATGAAGGGCCGTTCTGTTTACAGAACCATCATCTTCCTTCCGATGGTAGCAGCTCCGGCAGCGGTAGCCATGGTATGGAGATGGCTGTTCAACTCTGATTATGGTCTTATCAATAACGTTTTCCATGTTCATGTAAACTGGGTTTCTGATCCGAAAATTGCAGTATTTTCCGTTGCGATCATCGGTGTATGGTCTATCATCGGTTACAATATGGTTCTTTTTCTGGCAGGACTTCAGGAAATTCCGAGAGATTATTATGAAGCGGCAGAGATTGACGGAGCTACAGGTGTGAATGCATTCTTCAGCATTACGATTCCGCTTCTGTCGCCAACTATTTTCTTTGTACTTGTTACCCGTGTAATTGGATCCCTGCAGGTATTCGACCTGATCTATATGGTTATTGACAAGTCAAACCCGGCACTTACCAAGACTCAGTCACTGGTTTATCTGTTCTATAAATATGCATTTATCAATAAGAACATGGGATACGGCGCTACGATCGTAGTAGTACTTCTTATTATCACCATGATCTTGACAGTATTCCAGATGATCGGTCAGAAGAAATGGGTATTCTACAACTAAAAAGGGGGATTAACCATGGATAGTATGGAAACAAAAAAGAAATTAACCACTATTTTAATACATGTCATACTGATCATTGTGTCCATAACGATGCTTGTGCCATTTATCTGGATGATCCTGACAGCTTTTAAAACTGTAACGGAAGCAACATCTGTAGATCCTTTCACCATTTTCCCGAAAATATGGAGAAAAGACGCATTTATTTCTGTTATCAATAACATGAACTTCCTGCTTCTGTACAAGAATACACTGCTTCTGATCTTCTTCCGAGTAGTGTGTGCGGTTCTTACAGCAACTATGGCAGGCTATGCATTTGGACGACTGAACTTCAAGGGCCGTGATCTCTGCTTCAGTCTTGTACTGTTCCAGATGATGGTTCCGGTACAGATCTTCATCATCCCGCAGTACCTGATGGTCAGCAAGATGGGTATGCTGAATACGATCTTTGCCCTTGTATTCCCGGGTATTGTCACTGCGTTCGGTACCTTCCTTCTGAGACAGGGATACATGGGACTGCCGAAGGATCTGGAGGAGGCTGCCAGACTTGATGGATGTAACATCGGTCAGACCTTCCTTTACATCATGGCACCACTTACAAGATCCAGTATGGTTGCACTTGGAATTTTCACAGCTGTATTCGCATTCAAAGATCTGATGTGGCCGATGATCGTTAATACAGATAAGGATATGCTGGTACTTTCTTCCGCACTTGCAAAGATGCAGGGCCAGTACGTATCCAAATTCCCGGAATTGATGGCTGCATCTCTGATCGCCTGCATTCCGATGATCGTGATCTACATGATCTTCCAGAAACAGTTTATCGAAGGTATTGCTACCAGCGGTGGAAAACTGTAATCAGAAATATTACATAAGGTAATACAAGACCGCTGACAATGTATATAACTGAGGATTTGGTTATTGATGTTGTCAGCGGTATTTTTATCGAAGCAAATGCCAAAATGCACAGTTATTTGATGATTCTTAAGGAAAGAGGCGGATATTTTTATCCGCAGTAAACGAAAAAAAGGAGAAAATTATGCCGATCAAATTTCACGAGGGATCAAAGACATTCCACATTTATAACAAACATTTAAGCTACATCACCTGTATCATGGAAAATGGCCAGATGGAGAATCTGTACTATGGAAAAGCTATCCGCGATAAAGAGGATTTCAGTTATCTTCACGAGGAGATCATGCGTTCCCTGATGGCTGTATGCGTTCCGGAACCGGGACTTCTTTCCATGCAGTATACCAAACAGGAGTATCCTGTTTACGGAACCGGTGATTACAGAAATCCTGCCCTTACTGTTCGTCAGGAGAACGGAAGCGAGATCGTAGATTTCAAATATGTTTCTCATGAGATTTACGGCGGCAAGAAGAAGCTTGCCGGTCTTCCGGCAACCTACACAGAGAACGAGGAAGAGGCAACATCTCTGGAC from Blautia sp. SC05B48 encodes:
- a CDS encoding ABC1 kinase family protein; translation: MGREEKEKKEKGGYGERLREITAVLKKHAITRGVSPEKLRLILEDLGPTYIKLGQIMSLRSDILPKRYCDELMKLCSDVPPMPFSQVIEVLEESMGCPWQEEFQHIEQKPLGAASIAQVHRATLKTGEEVVIKVQRKGIYETMARDIGLMHKAVRLMPPVSIKGMVDLNMVLSELWTVTQEEMNFLTEAANMAEFAKKNKDVAFVKVPILYREYISPHILVMEYIDGFAVNDKAALLANGYDLNEVGTKYVDNFIKQVMEDGFFHADPHPGNVRIQDGKIVWIDMGMMGRLTEHDRQLIAEAIEGVAMNNIGKIQDAVLALGEFKGKPDSSKLYEDIRGLMEKYGTADMGNIDVAEVMVDLMEVMKENKIMMPHGLTMLARGLTHVEGVLAEICPDINMTQIAAARLKEQLFSNGNWKREIKKEGKNLAWSLKRAVDIPSLAADFLQGCMKGQTKINLDLHASDDLAWLLRRLVRNIVMGLWVMALLISSSIICTTDMKPKLWGIPALGAFGYVFAFIIVLYVFIKHFFSGKK
- a CDS encoding AraC family transcriptional regulator, with product MKNDSKETQTQHTLSVYFCGQEDCGPNHSFGPAMRPHYLLHVIFHGKGIYQCSGHTYHLKAGDAFLIRPMDSIYYRADTSDPWSYAWAGFDGSACKEILKQTVFSDTPIFTPETPSRQNSLLTHMQSLLDTFSENNGNDLASTGNLLLILSDMQKKPSESRTDISNLYFQKASEYIRNNYAYPIQISDVAHYVGIDRSYLYRIFMEHENTSPKQYLLKHRLQMAAQLLCSSSCTITEAALSCGFRDAPSFCNYFRQGTGYTPREFRKAYSGTIYT
- a CDS encoding glycoside hydrolase family 31 protein, whose amino-acid sequence is MKTIILKNEFWYGGAVYEGYRQPVGADDIVDWDFRENPTHNQIMPLFLSSKGRYIWSDAGFHISFRNGEILAEGPEPIILKDGFNDLRGAYLAAMKAHFPFHEIKLSDRFFKVPVYNSWIELTYYQTQKNILKYAKGILENGFPSGVLMIDDGWSPYYGRWQFRGDNFKDAKAMLKELHEMGFSVMLWICPFITPDTLEFREARDKHFLIETPEGKPRILEWWNGYSAALDLTNPDAMKWLKDQLDVLTDMGVDGFKLDAGDPCYYHAGDKLFRDVSTDELSRLWAEFGEQFAFNELRVCFRAGGYSLMQRLCDKQTKWDESGIAGLIPDTLLQGLTGHPFGSPDMIGGGEYTCFLNGNENACTPEMFVRYAQIAALMPVMQFSASPWRVLPEADFQKVKAALALREKCLPEIFKAVECAKVTGEPIARSMEFVFPGQGMERVMDQFMVGDALLVAPVWKQGEVVRSVTLPEGQWRCVSLGETEGDVLNGGRNVVLGENDGLVVLRRV
- a CDS encoding YesL family protein; this translates as MNLLNEDNVVHVFLNKLGDIVIANLLFILCCIPVITIGPSLTALYHCMMRTVKGNNNGTTKTFFRAFKENFKQSLIIWLLILAAGTMLILNIRFLLHAEGSAAHMLFYLSVGVLTLLIIFTLYIFPVIATFANTLGALCRNAFLLAFMHFPTTIAIAVITIFPLYMTYLDAKLQPLYACCWFFFGFGLVAFINSMLLYRFFKKLLPPEEDISLL
- a CDS encoding ABC transporter substrate-binding protein, producing the protein MNFKRVAALLLAGAMVMTAVPVYAKGDDVTLSVSIWDTNQEPGIKEILADFTEKTGIKTEISVVKWDEYWTMLEAGAQGGSLPDVFWMHSNESQRYMSNDMLLDLTDKIKDSDLIDPENYPEDIWGLYTYDDKYYAVPKDIDTIALWYNKTLFDEAGLDYPTADWTWDDVTEAAKKLTKDDGSQYGLGMRNDNNQAGYYNLIYDNGGYIISDDKTKSGWDDEKTIAAMQTLEGWIKDGVIPSLETMSENNEDVLFEAGKIAMTCQGSWMLAAFKENEYTAANCDCVELPKNAETGRRASLYNGLGWAASASGEHTDEAWQLIEYLGSKEAQEKQAELGVTMSAYKDTSDAWAKSADFNLQAYLNMMDDMEIRPYSKSTVTWENEDNEILKGVYTGDITMEEACKQMADQMNEKLAEE
- a CDS encoding carbohydrate ABC transporter permease — translated: MAKTTKSQARTKRERSEFLWGWLFILPTTIGLIVLNIIPIFQTIYQSFFKTGDFGKGNIFIGLQNYQKVFADKEIWQALINTFKYAIVEVPFSIVIALVLAVLLNRKMKGRSVYRTIIFLPMVAAPAAVAMVWRWLFNSDYGLINNVFHVHVNWVSDPKIAVFSVAIIGVWSIIGYNMVLFLAGLQEIPRDYYEAAEIDGATGVNAFFSITIPLLSPTIFFVLVTRVIGSLQVFDLIYMVIDKSNPALTKTQSLVYLFYKYAFINKNMGYGATIVVVLLIITMILTVFQMIGQKKWVFYN
- a CDS encoding carbohydrate ABC transporter permease, whose protein sequence is MDSMETKKKLTTILIHVILIIVSITMLVPFIWMILTAFKTVTEATSVDPFTIFPKIWRKDAFISVINNMNFLLLYKNTLLLIFFRVVCAVLTATMAGYAFGRLNFKGRDLCFSLVLFQMMVPVQIFIIPQYLMVSKMGMLNTIFALVFPGIVTAFGTFLLRQGYMGLPKDLEEAARLDGCNIGQTFLYIMAPLTRSSMVALGIFTAVFAFKDLMWPMIVNTDKDMLVLSSALAKMQGQYVSKFPELMAASLIACIPMIVIYMIFQKQFIEGIATSGGKL